A window of the Fusarium poae strain DAOMC 252244 chromosome 3, whole genome shotgun sequence genome harbors these coding sequences:
- a CDS encoding hypothetical protein (BUSCO:11029at5125) yields MHRALSARWLNRALSIGEASASSSVPLFLCPAVGASSRIYRTPRAAPLQTPAYTQRFNHIEATSTQETPVEPAETPSLFNPEVPRRKLPLNCTGCGAFTQTSDPQLLGYFDPESKRVKKWLNPRAYERQQAPTQEDEIVGDVLKNLDGSQIKALGMDPSLLISGAEREGRVAPKAPPQEKQPVCDRCHDLQHYSTKGETTKVPMYHPTVESLRETIEESPHKYNHIYHVIDAADFPMSLIPRLNVLLGDIPIRTRNRRSRSSKFQHDRKTELSFIITRGDLLGPKKEMVDTMMPYLREVLRDALGRLGNRVRLGNVRCVSAKRSWWCKEVKEDIWNRGGAGWMVGKVNVGKSQLFEAVYPKGRMGPVNDKDRASISTYPREVLSAESIAAQPTQDKDVDVGDLLPPVQPAQNYPDMPLVSSLPGTTASPIRVPFGNGKGELIDLPGLARSDLELFVKEEARQSTIMKKRIVPEQISMTPGKSLILGGGLIRITPKNPNLVILAYNFTPLDEHLTQTDKAIAFQEQTRESAGVPSIMLPGVGGKMKHAGTFKLSHDVTRKRAGPLTRKNAVGLNVDRLPFRVLSTDILIEGVGYVELVAQVRARDVALKVFDQQQQRTKTDETVWKRPVDTSDPFAAMKSQRRDTAPAVQARHKEPEPPLDPAWPAVDVFSPEGRFIGSRQPIQGWLNNKPRILKEHKKSRPRRSMKGVKRKDKIERRAAN; encoded by the exons ATGCACCGCGCATTGTCAGCTCGATGGCTTAACCGGGCACTCAGTATTGGTGAAGCTTCTGCTTCATCCAGTGTCCCTTTATTTTTATGTCCTGCTGTTGGAGCATCAAGTCGAATTTATAGAACGCCAAGAGCGGCACCTCTGCAAACCCCGGCTTATACTCAACGATTCAATCACATCGAAGCGACATCCACTCAAGAAACGCCCGTCGAACCTGCCGAAACGCCTTCTCTTTTTAATCCTGAAGTCCCAAGGAGGAAATTGCCGTTGAATTGTACCGGATGTGGCGCCTTTACACAGACGAGCGATCCGCAATTGCTGGGTTACTTTGACCCAGAGAGCAAAAGAGTCAAGAAATGGCTTAATCCGAGGGCTTATGAGCGTCAACAAGCACCCACGCAGGAGGATGAAATTGTTGGTGACGTTCTTAAGAATTTAGACGGGAGCCAAATCAAGGCTCTTGGAATGGACCCTTCTCTCTTGATCTCAGGCGCTGAGAGGGAGGGTCGTGTCGCTCCCA AAGCACCTCCTCAAGAAAAGCAACCCGTATGCGACCGATGCCATGATTTGCAGCACTACAGCACAAAAGGCGAGACAACAAAGGTCCCCATGTATCACCCTACCGTTGAGTCGCTGCGCGAAACAATCGAGGAATCACCGCACAAATATAACCACATATACCATGTTATCGACGCCGCCGACTTTCCCATGTCGCTCATTCCTCGACTTAATGTTCTGCTGGGTGACATTCCTATCAGAACCCGCAACCGACGATCGCGAAGTAGCAAATTCCAGCATGACCGCAAGACAGAACTCAGCTTTATTATCACGAGAGGCGACCTGCTGGGACctaaaaaagaaatggtgGATACCATGATGCCGTACCTGCGTGAAGTGCTGAGAGATGCTTTGGGGAGACTCGGAAACAGAGTTCGTCTGGGTAATGTCCGATGTGTTAGCGCAAAGCGTTCTTGGTGGTGTAAGGAAGTTAAGGAAGACATCTGGAACCGTGGAGGTGCGGGTTGGATGGTTGGAAAGGTCAATGTTGGCAAAAGCCAGCTGTTCGAAGCTGTTTATCCTAAGGGCAGGATGGGGCCAGTGAACGATAAGGACCGAGCATCGATATCGACATATCCTCGAGAAGTCCTGAGTGCAGAATCGATTGCTGCGCAGCCGACTCAGGACAAGGATGTAGATGTTGGAGACTTACTACCGCCCGTGCAGCCAGCCCAGAATTATCCCGACATGCCTCTAGTATCATCGCTTCCCGGTACAACTGCTTCTCCTATTCGAGTTCCATTTGGCAACGGAAAGGGCGAATTAATCGATCTTCCTGGCTTGGCCCGCAGCGACTTGGAACTTTTCGTGAAAGAGGAGGCCCGGCAATCGACGATCATGAAGAAACGCATTGTACCTGAGCAGATCTCTATGACTCCTGGCAAGTCACTCATCCTCGGTGGAGGTCTAATTCGCATCACACCGAAGAACCCCAACTTGGTTATCTTAGCTTACAATTTCACGCCTTTGGATGAGCACCTTACTCAAACCGACAAGGCCATTGCTTTCCAAGAGCAGACAAGGGAGTCTGCTGGTGTGCCAAGTATCATGCTTCCCGGCGTTGGGGGCAAAATGAAGCATGCTGGAACATTTAAGCTGTCACACGATGTTACCAGGAAGAGAGCAGGTCCACTTACAAGGAAGAATGCGGTCGGCCTTAATGTCGACAGGCTTCCCTTCCGAGTCTTATCTACGGATATCCTCATAGAAGGTGTGGGCTATGTCGAGCTTGTCGCACAAGTCCGTGCTCGCGATGTCGCTCTGAAGGTGTTTgaccaacaacagcaacggACCAAAACCGACGAAACTGTTTGGAAAAGGCCAGTTGATACCTCTGATCCTTTCGCCGCCATGAAGTCTCAAAGAAGAGATACAGCACCCGCTGTACAGGCGAGACACAAGGAACCCGAGCCCCCATTGGATCCTGCGTGGCCAGCGGTTGATGTCTTCAGCCCCGAAGGCAGGTTCATCGGTTCTCGCCAACCTATTCAGGGATGGTTGAACAACAAACCCCGTATATTGAAAGAGCATAAAAAGAGTCGACCTCGAAGGAGTATGAAAGGTGTTAAAAGGAAGGACAAGATTGAGAGGAGGGCAGCAAACTGA
- a CDS encoding hypothetical protein (BUSCO:60306at5125), with the protein MSQRQQQQSAPAPSQTQTETPTQTPETREQAPQILRLRGAHASNGRSVQWAEGVVDNEGLGRKSSKVCCIYHKPKAVDESSDESSSDSESDSESDRDGAQPAGGKRQGCGHGHGHSHGRGRRSGKGKEKRAPSPNAYEKVPKPKSKDGSSETKS; encoded by the exons ATGTCGCAacgacagcaacaacaaagcGCACCAGCGCCCTCGCAAACACAAACTGAAACCCCGACACAAACACCAGAGACGAGAGAACAGGCTCCTCAGATTTTGCGACTCCGGGGTGCGCATGCTTCCAACGGACGATCCGTCCAGTGGGCGGAGGGTGTAGTAGACAACGAAGGTCTCGGACGCAAGAGTTCAAAAG TGTGCTGTATCTACCACAAACCTAAAGCTGTCGATGAGTCCAGCGACGAGTCTTCTTCAGATTCTGAATCCGACTCGGAATCTGATCGTGACGGCGCACAACCAGCAGGTGGTAAACGTCAGGGCTGCGGTCATGGACATGGGCACAGCCACGGACGAGGCCGAAGAAGCGGAAAAggcaaagagaagagagcgCCAAGTCCAAATGCATACGAAAAAGTGCCCAAACCGAAATCCAAGGATGGATCATCAGAAACCAAGTCATAG
- a CDS encoding hypothetical protein (BUSCO:57012at5125): protein MAICASCRLVLRRAIIINSNKNTTTRSITTKSPTAASILEKPTWSVRSLLPSFSFSEPAEKITPSQLHHLLRLSALPLPTTSADEATMINTLQSQLQFVRAVQRVDTTGVEPLTAIRDETPEARQEATIGLADLQEALSKEVRIGHYQRARRVREKIESNAEKWDALSTASKTAGRYFVVESGKKDIEGAE, encoded by the coding sequence ATGGCAATCTGCGCCTCTTGTCGACTCGTGCTTCGGCGTGCCATCATtataaattcaaataaaaACACCACAACTCGATCCATCACTACCAAGTCTCCTACCGCCGCCTCAATTCTCGAGAAGCCTACCTGGTCTGTCCGGAGTCTTCTCccctccttttccttttcagaGCCAGCTGAAAAGATCACGCCTTCACAACTGCACCATCTCCTTCGCCTCTCAGCTCTACCACTTCCCACCACATCTGCTGATGAGGCTACCATGATCAACACCCTCCAAAGCCAGCTACAATTCGTCCGTGCAGTGCAGCGTGTTGACACAACTGGCGTCGAGCCTCTGACAGCAATCCGTGACGAGACGCCAGAGGCTCGACAAGAGGCGACGATTGGGCTTGCAGATCTACAAGAGGCACTGAGTAAAGAGGTTCGCATAGGTCATTACCAACGGGCAAGGAGGGTGAGGGAGAAAATTGAATCCAATGCGGAGAAGTGGGATGCTCTGAGTACAGCGAGCAAGACAGCAGGGAGATATTTTGTGGTGGAAAGTGGAAAAAAGGATATTGAAGGCGCAGAGTGA
- a CDS encoding hypothetical protein (TransMembrane:1 (o34-53i)~CAZy:GH15~CAZy:CBM20) codes for MPALYKTSAMDLYTIEDTVSALSLNSTASLIQPIMYFVSSAFLLGSFALQSVLGRPALQQRQSSLDSFIKSESSVAIEQLLCNIGSDGCHSQGVASGVVIASPDTEDPDYFFTWTRDAALVFKHVIDRFINQYDAGLQQKIQQYIASQAKLQGVSNPSGSLSDGSGLGEAKYEVDLSPFTGGWGRPQRDGPALRATAIITYANWLIDNGYTSTASDIIWPVVRNDLNYVAQYWNQTGFDLWEEVRGSSFFTTASQYRALIEGATLAKKLGKSGDTYATIAPQALCFMQTYWIPSGRYVDSNINVNDGRTGKDANSILTSIHNFDPALSCDAATFQPCSDKALANHKAVTDSFRSWNINKGISQGSAVSVGRYIEDVYYNGNPWYLATLAAAEQLYDALYVWKQKGSITVNDISLSFFKDLVPGISTGTYASDSSTFKTITDAVSNYADGYVSIVQKYVGDNGALAEQFDKNNGRPLSATDLTWSYAAFLSAADRRSGIVPPSWASGASAVPQQCGTQTVAGSYSLATVTSFPPSQTPKGGVPSPTGTQPTTSTTSCATATSVAVTFVETVTTNFGETIKIVGNIPALGNWDTSKAVALGASDYTSSNPVWKATISLTAGQDIQYKYINVKKDGSVTWEKDPNRTYTVPKTCATKATKTDKWQS; via the exons ATGCCGGCTCTCTATAAAACCTCAGCGATGGATCTATACACTATTGAAGATACAGTTTCAGCACTCTCACTCAACTCTACTGCGTCCTTGATACAGCCCATCATGTACTTCGTTTCTTCCGCTTTCCTCCTCGGCTCATTTGCTCTACAGAGCGTCTTGGGTCGACCAGCTCTACAACAAAGGCAATCTTCTCTCGACTCCTTCATCAAATCCGAGAGTTCAGTTGCCATCGAGCAACTCCTGTGCAACATCGGTTCTGATGGTTGTCACTCTCAGGGTGTTGCCTCCGGCGTTGTTATTGCGTCTCCAGATACCGAGGACCCTGACT ACTTTTTCACTTGGACCAGAGATGCTGCTCTTGTCTTCAAGCATGTTATAGACAGGTTCATCAACCAGTACGACGCTGGCCTGCAGCAAAAGATCCAACAATACATTGCATCTCAAGCCAAGCTTCAAGGAGTTTCCAACCCTTCTGGATCCCTCTCAGACGGTTCAGGTTTAGGAGAAGCCAAGTACGAGGTTGATCTTAGCCCCTTTACTGGTGGTTGGG GTCGACCTCAGCGAGATGGTCCAGCTCTCCGAGCTACTGCCATCATCACGTATGCTAACTGGCTGATTGACAACGGATACACTTCTACCGCCTCTGACATTATTTGGCCTGTTGTTCGTAACGATCTTAACTATGTAGCTCAATACTG GAACCAAACTGGCTTTGACTTATGGGAAGAGGTCAGGGGAAGTTCGTTCTTCACAACCGCTTCTCAGTACCGAG CTCTCATTGAAGGCGCCACTCTGGCCAAGAAGCTCGGAAAGTCAGGAGACACTTACGCCACTATCGCACCTCAGGCTCTTTGCTTCATGCAGACTTACTGGATTCCCTCTGGTAGATATGTTGATTCCAACA TCAATGTCAACGACGGACGTACTGGAAAGGATGCCAACAGTATTCTCACATCTATCCACAACTTCGACCCTGCCTTGAGCTGCGATGCCGCTACTTTCCAACCATGCAGCGACAAGGCCCTTGCCAACCACAAAGCAGTTACCGATTCTTTCCGCTCATGGAATATCAACAAGGGAATCTCTCAGGGAAGCGCCGTATCTGTTGGGAGATACATTGAGGACGTTTACTACAACGGTAACCCTTGGTACCTTGCTACACTCGCTGCGGCTGAACAACTATACGATGCGCTTTACGTCTGGAAGCAAAAGGGATCCATCACCGTTAACGAtatttctctttctttctttaagGATCTTGTCCCTGGAATCTCTACTGGTACTTATGCCAGCGATTCTTCCACCTTCAAGACCATCACCGATGCCGTCTCCAACTATGCTGATGGATATGTAAGTATTGTCCAGAAGTATGTTGGTGACAATGGCGCTTTGGCAGAGCAGTTTGATAAGAACAACGGACGTCCCCTTTCTGCCACGGACCTGACCTGGTCGTATGCGGCTTTCCTCTCTGCTGCTGACCGCCGATCCGGTATTGTCCCCCCTTCTTGGGCGAGCGGCGCATCTGCTGTTCCTCAGCAGTGTGGAACTCAGACCGTTGCTGGCTCATACTCGCTCGCCACTGTCACCTCGTTCCCGCCATCGCAGACTCCCAAGGGCGGCGTTCCATCCCCCACAGGCACCCAGCCCACAACTTCAACTACTTCTTGTGCTACCGCGACCTCAGTTGCTGTCACATTCGTTGAGACGGTCACTACCAACTTCGGCGAGACCATCAAGATTGTTGGCAATATCCCTGCTCTTGGTAATTGGGACACTTCGAAGGCCGTTGCTCTGGGTGCCTCTGACTACACCTCTTCCAACCCTGTGTGGAAGGCAACCATCTCTCTTACGGCAGGGCAAGATATTCAGTACAAGTACATCAATGTTAAGAAGGATGGCTCTGTTACCTGGGAGAAGGACCCCAACCGCACCTACACTGTCCCCAAGACATGCGCTACAAAGGCCACCAAGACGGACAAGTGGCAGTCGTAA
- a CDS encoding hypothetical protein (BUSCO:28591at5125) — translation MDAATIEETNRIRVSLGMKPLPVPGENATQKESMYADGDAPSTLESRQAQAYDNYNKVMEAEKAKKKREEKAAAVRKAREQAQRNAILEGKGFGEAEEGGDLSAKDWLIGQKKRQKNIAKVRKLEEELAAAEAEAAAAVQYTSKDLAGIKVGHDTAGFLDGDEQILTLKDTTIDENETEGDELENLDMREAEKLAARLDTKKKKPGYNPLDDDEEGDRGILSHYDEEIDGKKSKKFTLDTSGVIAELSDILDKPVDKTRSGQNVSLDDIVGDAPISSDYIDPSQIKVKKPKKKKNKKGTRQKPTDDDEDLFPVETGPAGDSMDIDSKDTAIKKRKATDDTFVDDDDLQATLAIQRKNALKKRKKTRPEDIAKLLKEDENEPEPVEEQEGGLVLGEVSEFVAGLSKPSDNEERKPKRPRTVSKSPEPDEDHPMGDDAQEVEEEMPQTSAIEETDETGIVEEEKAVGGGMGATLALLRERGLVKEARGDEEYSSLRNREDFLTKKRLLEEELDEQTRRQRERDRQSGKLDRMSVREREEYARQQNNWRDQQRSKRLTELYAAGYKPKVDLKYADDEGRALDTKEAFKHLSHQFHGKGSGKGKTEKRLKKIEDEKRREAQSMFDASQSAGMSLAAQQQLKKRKEAGVRLA, via the exons ATGGACGCCGCTACGATAGAAGAGACAAACCGAATACGTGTCTCCCTGGGAATGAAACCTCTGCCCGTGCCAGGAGAAAATGCCACCCAAAAAGAATCAATGTACGCCGATGGCGACGCGCCAAGCACCCTCGAGAGCCGGCAGGCTCAGGCCTACGACAATTACAACAAAGTGATGGAAgccgagaaggccaagaagaagcgcgAAGAGAAGGCCGCGGCCGTTCGGAAAGCGCGAGAGCAGGCGCAACGCAACGCAATACTGGAAGGCAAGGGCTTCGGAGAAGCCGAAGAAGGTGGTGATCTCAGCGCAAAAGACTGGCTCATCGGCCAGAAGAAACGACAGAAGAACATCGCCAAAGTCAGAAAGTTGGAGGAAGAGCTCGCTGCTGCCGAGGCTGAAGCTGCTGCAGCAGTTCAGTATACTTCCAAGGACCTTGCGGGCATCAAAGTTGGACACGACACTGCGGGCTTCCTCGATGGTGACGAACAGATTCTTACCCTTAAGGATACAACTATCGATGAGAATGAGACCGAAGGTGACGAGTTGGAGAACCTCGATATGCGCGAGGCCGAGAAGCTCGCCGCGAGACTTGAcaccaagaaaaagaagcctGGCTACAACCCTctagatgacgatgaggagggCGATCGTGGTATCCTGTCACACTATGATGAGGAGATTGACGGCAAAAAGTCTAAAAAGTTCACACTCGATACAAGTGGAGTAATTGCAGAGCTCTCAGATATCTTGGATAAACCGGTTGACAAAACGAGGAGCGGACAAAACGTTAGTTTGGACGATATTGTTG GTGATGCCCCTATTTCTTCGGATTACATTGATCCATCACagatcaaagtcaagaaacccaagaagaagaagaacaagaagggtACCAGACAGAAACCTactgatgacgatgaagatctGTTCCCTGTCGAAACAGGACCTGCAGGTGACTCCATGGACATTGACTCAAAGGATACGGCCattaagaagagaaaggcaaCTGATGATACCTTTGtggacgacgacgatcttCAAGCAACACTAGCAATTCAACGAAAGAACGCTTTGAAGAAACGAAAGAAGACCCGACCTGAAGATATTGCCAAGCTTCTCAAAGAGGACGAGAATGAACCAGAACCAGTAGAGGAACAAGAGGGAGGTCTTGTTCTCGGAGAAGTCTCCGAATTCGTTGCCGGCCTGAGCAAGCCTAGCGACAACGAAGAGCGCAAGCCCAAAAGACCAAGGACTGTATCAAAGTCACCAGAACCTGACGAGGATCACCCCATGGGCGACGATGCTCaagaagttgaagaagaaatgcCTCAGACATCAGCCATTGAGGAAACGGACGAGACGGGTATcgttgaggaagaaaaggctgTCGGGGGTGGCATGGGTGCGACTCTAGCACTGCTCAGAGAACGCGGTCTCGTTAAGGAAGCAAGAGGTGACGAAGAGTACAGCAGTCTACGTAACCGAGAAGACTTCCTCACCAAGAAACGTCTCCTGGAGGAAGAATTAGACGAGCAGACCCGTCGCCAGCGTGAACGTGACCGCCAGAGTGGCAAACTCGACCGAATGTCAGTACGGGAACGTGAGGAGTACGCCCGCCAACAGAACAACTGGCGTGACCAGCAGCGATCTAAACGCTTGACGGAGCTGTACGCGGCCGGATACAAGCCCAAGGTCGATCTCAAGTACGCCGACGACGAAGGCCGCGCCCTCGACACCAAGGAGGCGTTCAAGCACCTCAGTCACCAGTTCCACGGAAAGGGCAGCGGTAAGGGCAAGACAGAGAAGCGTCTCAAGAAGATCGAGGACGAGAAGCGTCGCGAAGCACAGAGCATGTTTGACGCAAGCCAGTCTGCTGGTATGAGTCTGGCAGCCCAgcagcagctcaagaagcgaAAGGAAGCCGGTGTACGGCTTGCATAA